A stretch of the Rodentibacter haemolyticus genome encodes the following:
- a CDS encoding NAD(+) kinase, producing the protein MEHLCRSFKTIGLVGKPRNDVNLQMHKNLAQWLQERGYRVLVEKDVAEKLALPKESLATLEEIGQQAQLAIVIGGDGNMLGRARILAKYNIALIGINRGNLGFLTDIDPKNAYAQLEACLERGEFFVEERFLLEAKIEREEDIISSGYAVNEAVIHPAKIAHMIDFHVYINDKFAFSQRSDGLIVSTPTGSTAYSLSAGGPILTPNLNAIALVPMFPHTLTSRPLVIDGDSKISIRFAEHNTSQLEVGCDSQIALDFTPDDVVHIEKSMHKLRLLHLKTYNYYNVLSTKLGWLKNF; encoded by the coding sequence ATGGAACATTTATGTCGTTCTTTTAAAACCATCGGGCTAGTGGGAAAGCCTCGCAATGACGTTAATTTGCAAATGCATAAAAATTTGGCGCAATGGTTACAGGAGCGTGGCTACCGCGTGTTAGTGGAAAAAGACGTGGCGGAAAAATTGGCGCTCCCTAAGGAAAGTCTTGCCACATTGGAAGAAATCGGTCAGCAGGCACAATTAGCAATTGTGATTGGTGGTGATGGCAATATGCTAGGCAGGGCGAGAATTTTAGCCAAATATAATATTGCCTTGATTGGTATTAACCGTGGAAATTTGGGATTTTTAACCGATATTGATCCGAAAAATGCTTACGCACAACTGGAAGCCTGCCTCGAACGAGGAGAATTTTTTGTAGAAGAACGTTTTTTATTGGAAGCCAAGATCGAACGGGAAGAGGATATTATCTCATCAGGTTATGCCGTCAATGAAGCTGTTATTCACCCGGCAAAAATTGCGCATATGATTGATTTTCACGTATATATCAATGACAAGTTTGCTTTTTCACAGCGTTCAGACGGTTTGATTGTTTCTACTCCAACGGGTTCTACTGCCTATTCCCTTTCTGCCGGCGGTCCGATATTAACCCCTAATTTGAATGCTATCGCCCTCGTACCGATGTTTCCTCATACATTGACATCACGTCCGTTAGTCATTGATGGTGATAGTAAAATCTCCATTCGTTTTGCAGAACATAATACTTCTCAATTAGAGGTAGGGTGTGATAGCCAAATTGCACTGGATTTTACACCTGACGATGTTGTACATATTGAGAAAAGTATGCATAAATTGCGTTTATTGCACCTTAAAACCTATAATTATTACAATGTGTTGAGTACTAAATTAGGTTGGTTGAAAAATTTTTAG
- the grpE gene encoding nucleotide exchange factor GrpE — protein MSEQEQKFENTDELELETQQAQTQEEEQTEDPLEEAIARVQELEEQLKAQVEETAKKEQDLLLRTRAEIDNIRRRTEQDIEKAHKFALEKFSKDILNTIDNLERALATPANTEDESIKALFDGVELTLKELLSTVGRFGVEAVGTVGEAFNPDLHQAISMQPAEGFESNQITTVLQKGYTLNGRVIRPAMVMVAA, from the coding sequence ATGTCTGAACAAGAACAAAAATTTGAAAACACCGATGAGCTTGAGCTGGAAACTCAACAAGCGCAGACACAAGAAGAGGAGCAAACAGAAGATCCTTTAGAAGAAGCGATCGCTCGTGTACAAGAATTAGAAGAACAACTGAAAGCACAAGTGGAAGAAACTGCAAAAAAAGAACAGGATTTATTACTTCGTACCCGTGCAGAAATTGACAATATTCGCCGTCGCACCGAGCAAGATATTGAAAAAGCACATAAATTCGCTTTGGAAAAATTTTCAAAAGATATTTTGAATACGATCGATAATTTAGAACGCGCCCTTGCTACACCGGCAAATACCGAAGATGAAAGTATAAAAGCCCTATTTGACGGTGTCGAACTCACTTTAAAAGAATTGCTTTCAACCGTAGGTCGCTTTGGTGTTGAAGCAGTTGGCACAGTAGGTGAAGCATTTAACCCGGATTTACACCAAGCTATCTCAATGCAACCTGCTGAAGGATTTGAATCAAACCAAATCACAACCGTGTTGCAAAAAGGCTACACCCTAAATGGTCGCGTCATTCGTCCGGCAATGGTGATGGTTGCGGCGTAA
- the nrdD gene encoding anaerobic ribonucleoside-triphosphate reductase: MKNFQVVKRDGSRADFEIQRIIQAVKKATSAVNIHDEFYCHQIGQEVGNEIFTRHQQEIDINQIQKIVEDKLMASRYPQIARAYIEYRHDRDLAREKRSQLTKEIEGLIEQSNIELLNENANKDAKVIPTQRDLLAGIVAKHYAKRHILPRDVVEAHEKGEIHYHDLDYAPFFPMFNCMLVDLKGMLSRGFKMGNAEIEPPKSIGTATAVTAQIIAQVASHIYGGTTINRIDEVLAPYVQISYEKHLKNAQEWNIADAKGYADTLIEKECFDAFQSLEYEVNTLHTSNGQTPFVTFGFGLGTSWQARLIQQSILKNRIRGLGKNHKTPVFPKLVFTIKKGLNQTQGDPNYDIKQLALECASKRMYPDILNYDQVVKVTGSFKAPMGCRSFLGAYEEQGTEIHDGRNNLGVVSLNLPRIALESKNEAEFYRTLDERLAIAKKALMTRIARLENTKARVAPILYMEGACGVRLNANDNVAQIFKNGRASISLGYIGIHETVNALYNQGHIFDDEQLREKGIAIVRHLSATVKQWQKETGYAFSLYSTPSENLCDRFCRLDTKQFGIIEGVTDKGYYTNSYHLDVEKKVNPYDKLDFEMAYPPLASGGFICYGEYPNIQHNLKALEDVWDYSYDRVPYYGTNTPIDECYECGFTGEFECTSKGFVCPKCGNHDSAKVSVTRRVCGYLGSPDARPFNAGKQEEVKRRVKHL; this comes from the coding sequence ATGAAAAATTTCCAAGTCGTCAAACGTGATGGTTCACGTGCTGATTTTGAAATTCAACGCATTATTCAGGCTGTTAAAAAAGCGACAAGTGCGGTCAATATTCACGATGAATTTTATTGTCATCAAATCGGGCAAGAGGTAGGCAATGAGATCTTTACCCGCCACCAACAAGAGATAGACATCAATCAAATTCAAAAAATCGTTGAAGACAAATTAATGGCGAGCCGATACCCTCAAATTGCGCGCGCCTATATTGAATACCGTCATGATCGGGATTTAGCACGTGAAAAACGTAGTCAACTCACAAAAGAAATTGAAGGTTTGATTGAACAAAGCAACATAGAATTGCTCAACGAAAACGCCAATAAAGATGCGAAAGTTATTCCCACTCAGCGTGATTTACTTGCCGGTATCGTAGCGAAGCACTATGCCAAGCGTCATATTCTTCCACGTGATGTTGTGGAAGCTCATGAAAAAGGTGAAATTCATTATCACGATCTTGATTACGCCCCTTTCTTCCCAATGTTCAACTGTATGTTGGTTGATTTAAAAGGAATGCTCTCCCGCGGCTTTAAAATGGGCAATGCGGAAATCGAGCCGCCGAAATCAATAGGTACGGCAACCGCTGTTACGGCACAAATTATCGCACAGGTCGCCAGCCATATTTACGGCGGCACAACAATTAATCGAATTGATGAAGTGCTTGCCCCTTATGTGCAAATAAGCTATGAAAAACATTTAAAAAATGCGCAGGAATGGAATATAGCGGATGCGAAAGGCTACGCCGACACACTGATTGAAAAGGAATGTTTTGATGCTTTCCAATCCTTAGAATATGAAGTCAATACGCTTCATACTTCTAACGGTCAAACACCCTTTGTTACCTTTGGTTTTGGCCTTGGTACAAGCTGGCAGGCAAGATTAATTCAGCAATCTATTTTGAAGAACCGTATCCGTGGCTTAGGCAAAAATCACAAAACGCCGGTTTTCCCAAAACTTGTGTTCACCATTAAAAAAGGACTAAATCAAACACAAGGCGATCCGAATTACGATATTAAACAGCTTGCCTTAGAATGTGCCTCTAAGCGAATGTATCCGGACATTCTCAATTATGATCAAGTCGTGAAAGTCACGGGTTCTTTCAAAGCGCCGATGGGTTGCCGGAGTTTCTTGGGGGCTTATGAAGAACAAGGGACAGAAATTCACGATGGACGCAACAATCTGGGTGTTGTGAGCCTGAACCTACCGCGCATTGCGTTGGAATCTAAAAACGAAGCGGAATTTTACCGCACTTTAGATGAACGCCTTGCGATTGCGAAAAAAGCCTTAATGACACGTATCGCCCGTCTTGAAAACACCAAAGCACGTGTAGCGCCTATTCTTTATATGGAAGGGGCATGCGGCGTACGTTTGAACGCCAACGATAATGTGGCACAAATTTTCAAAAACGGACGTGCTTCTATTTCCCTTGGCTATATCGGCATTCATGAAACCGTTAATGCTCTCTACAATCAAGGACACATTTTTGATGATGAACAATTACGAGAAAAAGGTATTGCGATTGTTCGCCACTTAAGCGCTACCGTAAAACAATGGCAAAAAGAAACCGGCTATGCCTTTAGCCTATACTCAACCCCGAGTGAAAACCTATGCGACCGCTTCTGTCGCCTTGATACGAAACAATTCGGTATTATTGAAGGCGTAACGGATAAGGGCTACTACACCAACAGCTATCACTTGGATGTAGAAAAAAAGGTCAACCCTTACGATAAACTTGATTTTGAAATGGCTTACCCTCCATTGGCAAGCGGCGGTTTTATTTGCTATGGGGAATACCCGAATATTCAACACAACCTGAAAGCACTCGAAGACGTGTGGGATTACAGTTATGACCGCGTGCCTTATTATGGAACCAATACACCTATTGACGAATGCTACGAATGTGGTTTTACCGGCGAGTTTGAATGCACCAGTAAAGGCTTCGTCTGCCCGAAATGCGGCAATCACGATAGCGCAAAAGTTTCCGTTACCCGCCGCGTGTGCGGTTACCTAGGCAGTCCTGATGCCCGCCCATTCAATGCAGGTAAACAAGAAGAAGTAAAACGCCGAGTAAAACATCTTTAA
- the fbpC gene encoding ferric ABC transporter ATP-binding protein, which yields MSSNDFLVLKNITKAFGKAVVIDNLDLTIKRGTMVTLLGPSGCGKTTVLRLVAGLETPTSGEIFIDGEDVTKSSIQNRDICIVFQSYALFPHMSIGDNVGYGLKMQGVGKEERQQRVKEALELVDLAGFEDRFVDQISGGQQQRVALARALVLKPKVLLFDEPLSNLDANLRRSMREKIRELQQRLGITSLYVTHDQTEAFAVSDEVIVMHKGKIMQKAPAKELYLRPNSLFLANFMGESSIFDGKLQNGIVDINGYQFPLSKAEQFNLADGECLVGIRPESVFLADEGAEVQCCDIKSAVYMGNHWEVVATWAGKELLINCKPEDFNANLKQAYVNLSEQGIFLLRKE from the coding sequence ATGAGTAGTAATGATTTCTTAGTATTAAAAAATATCACCAAGGCTTTCGGCAAAGCGGTGGTGATCGATAATTTAGATTTAACCATTAAGCGTGGCACAATGGTGACCTTACTAGGACCTTCAGGCTGTGGGAAGACAACGGTTTTACGTTTGGTTGCAGGGTTAGAAACCCCGACATCCGGTGAAATTTTTATTGACGGAGAGGACGTTACAAAATCGTCTATTCAAAACCGTGATATTTGTATTGTGTTCCAATCCTACGCACTGTTCCCGCATATGAGCATTGGGGATAATGTCGGCTACGGCTTGAAAATGCAAGGGGTAGGCAAGGAAGAGCGACAACAAAGAGTAAAAGAAGCGTTAGAATTGGTGGATTTGGCTGGTTTTGAAGATCGCTTTGTGGATCAAATTTCCGGTGGACAGCAACAACGAGTAGCCTTGGCTCGGGCATTAGTGTTGAAACCCAAAGTTCTCTTGTTTGATGAACCCTTAAGTAACTTAGATGCCAATCTTCGCCGTTCAATGCGGGAAAAAATTCGTGAATTACAACAACGGCTAGGTATTACGTCTTTATATGTTACACATGATCAAACGGAAGCCTTTGCCGTATCGGACGAAGTCATTGTAATGCACAAAGGTAAAATTATGCAAAAAGCACCGGCAAAAGAACTTTATCTTCGTCCTAATTCTTTATTTTTGGCGAATTTTATGGGGGAATCCAGTATTTTTGATGGAAAATTACAAAATGGCATAGTGGATATTAACGGTTATCAATTTCCACTCTCTAAGGCAGAACAATTCAATTTGGCGGACGGCGAATGTTTAGTCGGAATTCGTCCTGAATCTGTTTTCTTGGCTGATGAGGGGGCGGAAGTGCAATGTTGCGATATAAAAAGTGCGGTTTATATGGGCAATCATTGGGAAGTGGTTGCGACTTGGGCCGGCAAAGAGCTACTCATCAACTGCAAACCGGAAGATTTCAATGCAAATCTCAAACAAGCCTATGTAAATCTATCGGAACAGGGCATATTTTTATTGAGAAAAGAATAA
- a CDS encoding ABC transporter permease, whose protein sequence is MNAKKLSILHSANFWIILSLLAFLFLPSHALDYGLFDSTADEYFEAMGWASLDLTWSWFLPVIAYGVLPFLKLSRLQQAKTELFLTALSVLFMFVSATLYKISMGYAVMVLLIGYTALATLSLAKLKVMQGDKFIIASLLCIILLIFFFIVYPTLAIFVSMFYDGDTFAPQQVMRILTQNYIVRVISNSLLLSGFVGLVSTVFGLAFALYTTRIARRTAFIGKIFSILPIVTPPFVVGLGVTLMLGRSGYVTELLSTHLGFTNYNWLYGFNGIAIAQILALTPVSFMILDGALKSVHPSIEEASYTLRANRYQTFYNIIFPLLRPALANSFLIVFIQSLADFSNPLVLGGSFDVIATQIYFYIAGSQLDYASASTLGSMLLIFSLAIFIIQYIWIGNRSYVTVSGKSYRGDVQDLPTGLKYTIIAMLGLWMVFNIALYGSIFYGSFTVNWGVDYTLTLKNYKMLFGQDFSSGAWPSLINTLIYAGIAAPLTAFFGLLIAYIVVRKDFQGKKSLEFLTMLCFAVPGTVAGVSYILAFNNAPLYITGTGIIVIISMVMRDLPIGMRAAIAGLGQLDKSLDEASLSLKGNSWKTLWYIVLPLLKPALLSALVTSFVRAMTTVSAIIFLVTADTRVATAYILNRVEDGEYGIAIAYGSLLIVVMMAIILFFDWIVGDTRISRSKAKKMN, encoded by the coding sequence ATGAACGCAAAAAAACTTTCCATTCTACATTCTGCCAACTTTTGGATTATTTTATCTTTGTTGGCGTTTTTGTTTCTGCCTTCTCACGCACTGGATTACGGCTTATTTGATAGTACCGCCGATGAGTATTTTGAGGCGATGGGATGGGCTTCTTTGGATCTTACTTGGTCGTGGTTTTTGCCCGTTATTGCGTACGGCGTATTGCCGTTTCTTAAATTATCAAGGTTACAACAGGCAAAAACGGAGCTATTTTTAACCGCACTTTCCGTCTTATTTATGTTTGTCAGTGCGACATTATACAAAATCAGTATGGGCTATGCCGTCATGGTATTGCTCATCGGTTATACGGCATTGGCGACCCTTTCATTGGCGAAACTGAAAGTGATGCAAGGAGATAAATTTATTATTGCTTCCTTGCTTTGTATTATTTTGCTGATCTTCTTTTTTATCGTATATCCGACGTTGGCGATTTTTGTATCAATGTTTTATGACGGCGACACCTTTGCACCACAACAGGTGATGCGTATTTTAACGCAAAACTACATTGTGCGTGTGATTAGTAATTCACTTCTGTTATCGGGATTTGTCGGGCTTGTTTCCACGGTATTCGGTTTAGCATTTGCTCTTTACACCACACGTATTGCGCGTAGAACCGCTTTTATCGGTAAAATTTTCTCCATTTTACCCATCGTAACACCACCGTTTGTTGTCGGCTTGGGGGTGACTTTAATGCTAGGGCGTTCCGGCTATGTGACGGAGTTGTTGAGCACGCATTTAGGGTTTACTAATTACAACTGGCTTTATGGTTTTAACGGTATTGCGATTGCACAGATCCTCGCATTGACCCCGGTTTCTTTTATGATTTTAGACGGCGCGTTGAAATCCGTTCACCCCTCTATTGAAGAAGCCTCTTACACGCTACGGGCAAATCGCTATCAAACTTTCTATAACATTATTTTTCCCTTGCTCCGTCCGGCATTGGCAAATTCATTCTTAATCGTATTTATCCAATCTCTTGCAGATTTTAGTAACCCGCTGGTGTTGGGTGGCAGCTTTGATGTGATTGCAACGCAAATCTATTTTTATATTGCAGGATCGCAATTGGATTATGCCTCGGCGAGCACTTTGGGTTCAATGTTGTTAATCTTCTCATTAGCGATTTTTATTATTCAATATATTTGGATTGGTAACCGCTCTTATGTAACGGTTTCCGGAAAATCTTATCGCGGGGACGTACAAGATTTACCTACCGGTTTGAAATATACCATTATCGCAATGCTTGGCTTGTGGATGGTATTTAATATTGCCCTTTACGGCAGCATTTTCTACGGTAGTTTCACTGTGAACTGGGGAGTAGATTACACGCTGACATTGAAAAACTACAAGATGTTATTCGGTCAAGATTTTAGCAGCGGTGCGTGGCCGTCACTCATCAATACCTTGATTTATGCCGGTATCGCCGCACCATTGACGGCATTCTTCGGGTTATTGATTGCCTATATCGTGGTACGTAAAGATTTTCAAGGTAAAAAATCCCTTGAGTTTTTAACAATGCTTTGCTTTGCCGTACCGGGAACAGTAGCAGGCGTTTCCTATATTTTAGCCTTTAACAATGCGCCGCTTTATATTACCGGCACGGGTATTATTGTGATTATTTCAATGGTAATGCGTGATCTGCCGATTGGTATGCGTGCGGCTATCGCAGGGTTGGGACAATTGGATAAATCCTTAGATGAAGCCTCTCTTTCTCTAAAAGGTAATTCGTGGAAAACCCTTTGGTATATTGTATTGCCATTGTTGAAACCGGCATTGCTTTCTGCGCTGGTTACCAGTTTCGTTCGTGCGATGACAACCGTAAGTGCAATTATTTTCTTGGTGACGGCGGATACACGTGTGGCAACGGCATATATTTTAAATCGTGTTGAAGACGGTGAATACGGTATCGCTATTGCCTATGGTTCACTGTTGATTGTGGTAATGATGGCGATTATTTTATTTTTCGACTGGATTGTAGGCGATACACGTATTTCCCGTTCTAAAGCAAAGAAAATGAATTAA
- a CDS encoding ABC transporter substrate-binding protein: MKFNKISLSVSTALLAAGLSVSAATNAKGRLVVYCSATNILCETTTKAFGEKYDVKTSFIRNGSGSTFAKVEAEKNNPQADVWFGGTFDPQAQAAELGLVEPYKSKHIDEIVERFRDPAKTKGHYVSAIYMGILGFGVNTERLAKLGIKEVPKCWKDLTDPRLKGEVQVADPQSAGTAYTALATFVQLWGENQAFEFLKALHPNVSQYTKSGITPSRNAARGEAVVGIGFLHDYALEKRQGAPLELVVPCEGTGYELGGVSILKGARNMDNAKLFVDWALSKEGQELAWKQGDSLQTLTNTAAEQSPSAFEPNKLNLINYNFEKYGATEQRKYLIEKWVQEVKLAK; encoded by the coding sequence ATGAAGTTCAATAAAATTTCTCTTTCTGTTTCAACCGCACTTTTAGCGGCGGGTTTAAGTGTATCCGCAGCAACAAATGCAAAAGGTCGTTTGGTTGTATATTGTAGTGCTACGAATATTTTGTGCGAAACGACAACAAAGGCTTTCGGCGAAAAATATGATGTAAAAACCTCTTTCATTCGTAATGGTTCAGGGAGTACTTTTGCGAAGGTGGAAGCGGAAAAAAATAATCCGCAAGCGGATGTATGGTTCGGCGGCACGTTCGATCCTCAAGCTCAAGCTGCGGAACTCGGTTTAGTGGAACCCTATAAATCCAAGCATATTGATGAAATTGTTGAACGTTTCCGTGATCCGGCAAAAACGAAAGGTCATTATGTTTCCGCTATTTATATGGGGATTTTAGGTTTTGGGGTGAATACCGAACGTTTGGCAAAATTAGGGATTAAAGAAGTACCGAAATGCTGGAAAGATTTAACCGATCCCCGTTTAAAAGGTGAAGTGCAAGTGGCTGATCCGCAAAGTGCCGGCACAGCCTACACTGCGTTGGCGACTTTTGTTCAACTTTGGGGTGAAAATCAGGCCTTTGAATTTTTGAAAGCGTTGCATCCGAATGTTTCACAATACACCAAATCAGGAATTACACCATCCCGTAATGCAGCGCGTGGCGAGGCGGTTGTCGGTATCGGTTTCTTACATGATTATGCGCTTGAAAAACGTCAGGGAGCGCCACTGGAATTAGTGGTGCCTTGTGAGGGAACGGGATATGAATTAGGCGGTGTGAGTATTCTAAAAGGAGCTCGTAATATGGATAATGCAAAATTGTTCGTAGATTGGGCGTTATCTAAAGAAGGTCAGGAATTGGCTTGGAAACAAGGTGATTCTTTACAAACCTTAACGAATACGGCTGCGGAGCAATCGCCGAGTGCTTTTGAGCCTAACAAACTTAATTTAATCAATTATAATTTTGAAAAATACGGTGCAACGGAACAACGCAAATACTTGATTGAAAAATGGGTACAAGAAGTGAAGTTGGCTAAATAA
- the udk gene encoding uridine kinase, protein MPDSSCIIIAVTGASASGKSSIASTVHRELCHELGCQQIGIIAEDSYYKDQSHLAMTEREKTNYDHPNSMDRDLLIRHLKDLKAGKAVDIPVYSYVEHTRTDETTHFTPKRIVILEGILLLTDERVRQLSDISVFVDTPLDICFIRRLQRDMEERGRSLQSVIDQYRATVRPMFLQFIEPSKQYADIVIPRGGKNRIAINMLKAQILHLLNQK, encoded by the coding sequence ATGCCAGATTCATCTTGTATTATTATCGCCGTTACCGGTGCCTCCGCCTCAGGAAAAAGTTCCATCGCCTCCACCGTTCACAGAGAACTTTGCCACGAATTAGGTTGCCAGCAAATCGGTATTATCGCCGAAGATAGCTATTATAAAGATCAAAGTCATTTGGCGATGACCGAACGAGAGAAAACCAACTATGATCATCCTAATTCAATGGATCGTGATTTACTTATCCGGCATTTAAAAGATTTAAAAGCCGGTAAGGCCGTTGATATTCCGGTTTACAGCTATGTGGAACACACCCGTACAGACGAAACCACACACTTTACGCCAAAACGTATTGTAATCTTGGAAGGCATTTTATTACTGACAGACGAACGTGTCCGCCAATTGAGTGATATTTCGGTCTTTGTGGATACGCCACTGGATATTTGTTTTATCCGCCGCCTACAACGTGATATGGAAGAACGCGGTCGTTCACTCCAATCCGTTATCGATCAATATCGTGCGACAGTCCGTCCGATGTTCTTACAATTTATTGAGCCGTCTAAACAATATGCCGATATTGTTATTCCACGCGGTGGAAAAAACCGCATTGCGATTAATATGCTGAAAGCTCAAATTCTTCATTTATTGAATCAAAAATAG
- the dcd gene encoding dCTP deaminase, with product MRLCDTDIERYLDDGIISLTPRPDNDKINGATIDVRLGNSFRVFREHSAPYIDLSGPKEEVSAQLESVMSDEIIIPDNEAFFLHPGVLALATTLESVKLPANIIGWLDGRSSLARLGLMVHVTAHRIDPGWEGKIVLEFYNSGKLPLALRPNMVIGALSFEVLSGTAARPYNSRKDAKYKNQQNAVASRIDEDK from the coding sequence ATGCGTCTTTGTGATACCGATATTGAACGCTATTTGGATGATGGCATTATTTCTTTAACTCCTCGTCCTGATAATGACAAAATCAACGGCGCAACAATTGACGTGCGTTTAGGTAATTCTTTCCGTGTATTTCGTGAACATTCTGCCCCGTACATTGATCTAAGCGGCCCGAAAGAAGAAGTTTCCGCACAGTTAGAATCCGTGATGAGTGATGAAATCATCATTCCGGATAATGAAGCATTTTTCTTACACCCCGGTGTATTGGCATTGGCAACAACCCTTGAATCGGTAAAATTACCGGCAAATATTATCGGTTGGTTAGACGGGCGTTCTTCCCTTGCCCGCTTGGGGTTAATGGTTCACGTTACCGCACACCGCATTGATCCGGGTTGGGAAGGAAAAATCGTATTGGAATTTTATAATTCCGGAAAACTCCCTTTGGCACTACGCCCGAATATGGTGATTGGCGCACTCAGTTTTGAAGTGTTAAGCGGTACCGCTGCCCGTCCTTATAACAGCCGTAAAGACGCCAAATATAAAAATCAACAAAATGCGGTGGCAAGCCGTATTGATGAGGATAAATAA
- a CDS encoding AsmA-like C-terminal region-containing protein, whose product MKKIAISLLFVPIAIFAFLYVQLQQAKTQLSEQFKQRDVKVKSLDLSLIPQPTLSIEQLNYHRISLKRIKAQLALLPLIYGEAKLQQLTIEQASSGENTLNSAKITMHFSDLSVKNLLSKNILFSGSNVVSVKLEKPIYGLAQKFDLAFNKASIKLRPNTESLIQFDGATLNQQPLGYIEIHAALSKPQKAAVAYIKPACTTDCLAVLKFNAFAEESAVNFSGKNFPLAQLLTLLNFPNIITGTADFNIRLAFEKANLTKSKFDFNARDGELLGINLLQLASQYFPINYNDELLEGKRANTPYQQVEASFSLDKSLLNIDKFNLKTTALLGAGRGAIDLHTMQCDVNLSLSATNPKYKDLKLPIRFFDSCYSPQYKLEITKDFRKQLKNLIKEKLK is encoded by the coding sequence ATGAAAAAGATCGCAATAAGCCTGCTGTTCGTGCCGATTGCGATCTTCGCATTTCTTTACGTTCAGCTACAACAAGCCAAAACTCAGTTGAGCGAACAATTTAAGCAAAGAGACGTAAAAGTTAAATCCCTTGATTTAAGTCTTATTCCCCAACCGACCTTGTCTATTGAGCAGCTCAATTATCATCGTATTTCGTTAAAACGAATTAAAGCTCAACTCGCCTTGTTACCTTTAATTTACGGTGAAGCAAAATTGCAACAACTTACTATTGAGCAAGCCTCATCGGGGGAAAATACGCTTAATTCCGCCAAAATCACAATGCATTTTTCAGATTTGTCGGTAAAAAATTTATTATCAAAAAATATTCTCTTTAGCGGTTCAAACGTTGTTTCCGTCAAACTTGAAAAACCGATTTACGGTTTGGCTCAAAAATTTGATCTTGCGTTCAATAAGGCCAGTATCAAACTTCGCCCAAATACAGAATCACTGATTCAATTTGATGGCGCTACATTAAATCAACAGCCGTTAGGCTATATTGAAATTCATGCGGCGCTTTCTAAACCGCAAAAAGCGGCTGTTGCCTATATAAAACCTGCCTGTACAACAGATTGCCTTGCAGTACTAAAATTTAACGCATTTGCCGAAGAAAGTGCGGTCAATTTTTCCGGTAAAAATTTCCCTCTGGCACAATTACTTACATTGTTAAATTTCCCCAATATCATTACGGGAACAGCAGATTTTAATATTCGGCTCGCCTTTGAAAAAGCAAACTTAACGAAAAGTAAATTTGATTTTAATGCACGGGATGGAGAGCTTTTAGGGATAAACTTATTGCAACTTGCCTCACAATACTTTCCGATTAACTACAATGATGAATTATTGGAAGGAAAACGGGCGAACACGCCTTATCAACAGGTCGAAGCTTCGTTCTCACTAGACAAAAGCTTGCTGAATATTGATAAATTTAACCTAAAAACGACCGCACTTTTAGGTGCAGGTCGTGGTGCGATTGATTTACATACGATGCAATGCGATGTCAATCTCTCACTTTCGGCAACCAATCCCAAATACAAGGATTTAAAACTCCCTATTCGTTTTTTTGATAGTTGTTATTCACCGCAATATAAATTGGAAATAACCAAAGATTTTCGGAAACAGTTGAAGAATCTCATTAAAGAGAAGTTAAAATAA